The Paenibacillus dendritiformis region CTGCGGAGAGGAAGCCCGCTCGCCTGGACTGCAGCCGAACAAGAGGATGAAGATGATGACTGTCGCTATAAAGCCGGATAGGCCGCGTGATTCGTCCCTGTCCATCTTGCCCCTCCTCCTTCGTTCAGCCCGTAATATGAACAGGCACAAGCTCCGACTTCAGCCGGTTCTCGACCACCCAGCTCTCGTCTCCCTCGAACATATAGACGCGATGGATCAGAACCTGGACCTGCTCGCCTGCCTGAAGCTGCGGTCTTTCCAAGGAACGGTACGTTTTCAGCACCAGATCGCCCACCTGGACCTCTACCATCCATTCGCTGCCCCGGAAATGGACCGCCTTGACGCGTCCGGACTCGCTCGCGGACGCCAGCCTTACCTCGCCTTCCCTCCCGACCTCGATATATTCCGGCCGAATAAGGATTCTCATCTCTCCCCCGGCGTCCAGCATTTCAAACCCTTTCAAGGCGTATATATCATTCAAAATGGTCGATTCCCCAATGAATTCGGCGACAAAAGGCGTCTCCGGCATTTTATAGATTTCCCATGGCGTCCCTTTCTGCTCGACGCGTCCCTGGTTGATGATCATAATCTCATCCGCCACCTCGATCGCCTCGTCCTGATCATGCGTCACGAAAATCGAGGTGATGCCTACGCGCTCGATCAGCTCCCGCAGCCAGCTTCGCAGCTCCTGGCGAATCTTCGCATCAATGGCCGCGAACGGCTCGTCGAGGAGCAGCAGCTGCGGCTCAGGGGCCAGCGCCCGGGCGAATGCGACCCGCTGCCGCTGCCCGCCGGACAGCTGATGCGGGTACCTCCGTTCCACTCCGGATAGTCCGGTCAGCTCCAAGAGCTCGGCTACACGTTCACGAATCCGCGGCTTCGGCCATTTCTGAATATGCAGCCCGAAGGCAATGTTGTCATAGACATTCATATGCTTGAACAGCGCATAGTTCTGGAACACGAAGCCGATGCCCCGCTGCTGCGGAGGCACATCATTGACGACGGTCCCCTGGAACAATATCTCGCCTCGATCCGGATGTTCCAGCCCGGCCAGCATCCGCAGCACCGATGTCTTCCCGCCGCCGCTCGGCCCGAGCAGGCCGATGAGCTGGCCGGGTTCGACGGAGAAGCTAACATCCCGAACGGCGTGATAGGCGCCGAACCATTTATTTAACTGGCGAACCTCGATATGCATGTCAATCGACTCCTTTGTGCCCTTTATGCTTTTTTGCCCATTCCATAAGCAAAAGCAGTACGACC contains the following coding sequences:
- a CDS encoding sulfate/molybdate ABC transporter ATP-binding protein, with the protein product MHIEVRQLNKWFGAYHAVRDVSFSVEPGQLIGLLGPSGGGKTSVLRMLAGLEHPDRGEILFQGTVVNDVPPQQRGIGFVFQNYALFKHMNVYDNIAFGLHIQKWPKPRIRERVAELLELTGLSGVERRYPHQLSGGQRQRVAFARALAPEPQLLLLDEPFAAIDAKIRQELRSWLRELIERVGITSIFVTHDQDEAIEVADEIMIINQGRVEQKGTPWEIYKMPETPFVAEFIGESTILNDIYALKGFEMLDAGGEMRILIRPEYIEVGREGEVRLASASESGRVKAVHFRGSEWMVEVQVGDLVLKTYRSLERPQLQAGEQVQVLIHRVYMFEGDESWVVENRLKSELVPVHITG